From the Ostrinia nubilalis chromosome 16, ilOstNubi1.1, whole genome shotgun sequence genome, one window contains:
- the LOC135079390 gene encoding protein AF-9 yields MSAIKVNFEIGHEASLRSKKTPEGFTHDWEVFVRGQEGADISHFVDKVVFHLHETFPKPRRVVKEPPFSIKESGYAGFIFPIEIYLKNKDEPKKIKFTYDFTLQQCGFLKDRYIFQNPNDEFKKKLLKGGGIPIVNNAYYTNPDQESRSRDSFSDEKPQLTSKPKLSSDNPKKHKSKEHKDELPHRTSGFEKLFGPPILKPPKVSPDPKKIETSTSLPKPDKKDKERSSSDKKSKHEHKEVKPEKSKTKDEKDKVKAHKVKSHTKDQERPKEKPQVAKRPNERPPSPEPAKKRCLSPVRKAASPPPRSSSATSFKEEFKPSKHISESVEHKKQKVEEKPSEIKVEKEVKEKKKKEKKSHDRDKERKEKREHKKEKESHKNKDSPKLSFEPPPKEIVKESIKPREVPKEKEQAKESPPVKELKEKQSKPEKPVNKFSIENLRKTPPENIERPESQKSKEKESGKHKHKKKDKKRDESKEKHKESSKEKKHKHDKNREVPIEKPEVVERRETPIPKERPLPDPGSPISIDTASQCSSKSGIVKVSHLGIEDVHSSHSDSECSIIADDEETKVKVENPSPEPLKREPTPEPEPDPEPEVIEPVVEAPPPQKEKSKKHKDKSSKREEKRRKRKAAEEEEAENRKMAKTSDSAPANNEHERGESSGSASVETKVQDNGVSSSLGEDAEPGDLSPEYMGQLRDLQKRIMTINNNEDLERVVNLIAETGKYEVTTQTFDFDLCLLDRSTVQQLIQLVGC; encoded by the exons ATGTCGGCGATAAAAGTTAATTTTGAAATTGGACACGAAGCTTCTTTACGGTCCAAAAAAACTCCTGAAGGATTCACTCATGACTGGGAAGTTTTCGTACGCGGGCAAGAAGGAGCCGATATCAGTCACTTTGTGGATAAAGTCGTATTTCATCTTCACGAAACTTTTCCCAAACCCAGAAgag TCGTGAAGGAACCACCATTCTCTATCAAAGAATCAGGATATGCAGGATTTATATTTCCCATTGAAatatacttaaaaaataaagatgaaCCGAAGAAAATCAAGTTTACTTATGATTTTACTTTACAACAATGTGGATTTTTGAAAGATCgttatatttttcaaaatccaaatgatgaattcaaaaagaagcTATTAAAAGGTGGAGGAATTCCTATTGTTAACAATGCCTACTATACAAATCCAGATCAAGAAAGCCGCAGTAGAGACTCGTTTAGCGATGAAAAACCACAACTCACCAGCAAACCAAAGCTGTCTTCCGATAATCCCAAAAAGCATAAATCTAAAGAACATAAAGATGAATTACCACATAGAACTAGTGGTTTTGAAAAACTATTTGGTCCACCGATACTAAAGCCACCTAAAGTATCACCCGATCCTAAGAAAATCGAAACAAGTACTTCATTACCTAAACCAGATAAAAAAGACAAGGAACGGTCAAGTTCAGATAAAAAGTCTAAGCATGAGCACAAAGAAGTAAAACCTGAAAAAAGTAAAACTAAGGATGAAAAAGATAAAGTGAAAGCCCACAAGGTAAAAAGTCACACGAAGGATCAGGAAAGACCCAAAGAAAAACCTCAAGTTGCTAAAAGACCGAATGAAAGGCCACCCTCACCTGAACCAGCTAAAAAGCGGTGTCTTAGCCCGGTCAGGAAGGCAGCTAGTCCTCCTCCTCGCTCCAGCAGTGCAACCAGCTTCAAAGAAGAGTTCAAGCCCTCCAAGCATATTTCAGAAAGCGTAGAACATAAGAAACAAAAAGTTGAAGAAAAACCATCAGAAATTAAAGTAGAGAAAGAAGTAAAAgagaaaaagaagaaagaaaagaaaagtcACGACAGAGATAAAGAAAGGAAAGAGAAGAGAGagcataaaaaagaaaaagaaagtcataaaaataaagattcaCCAAAATTATCTTTTGAACCACCTCCAAAAGAAATTGTCAAGGAATCAATAAAACCAAGAGAAGTTCCTAAAGAAAAAGAACAAGCGAAAGAATCGCCTCCTGTTAAAGAACTGAAAGAAAAGCAATCCAAACCTGAAAAACCTGTAAACAAATTTTCAATTGAGAATCTTAGAAAGACACCACCAGAAAATATAGAAAGACCTGAAAGTCAAAAATCAAAAGAGAAAGAATCTGGTAAACATAAACATAAGAAGAAAGACAAAAAACGTGATGAATCAAAAGAAAAACATAAAGAGTCTAGCAAggagaaaaaacataaacatGACAAGAATAGAGAAGTGCCCATTGAAAAACCTGAAGTTGTGGAGCGCAGAGAAACTCCAATACCTAAAGAACGGCCTTTACCAGACCCAGGATCTCCAATATCTATTGATACAGCGTCACAATGTAGTTCAAAGAGTGGAATAGTTAAGGTTTCCCATCTGGGGATCGAAGACGTTCATAGCAGTCACTCTGATTCTGAATGTTCCATAATAGCTGATGATGAAGAAACCAAGGTTAAAGTTGAAAATCCGTCACCGGAGCCACTCAAACGTGAACCAACCCCGGAGCCGGAACCCGATCCCGAGCCTGAAGTCATAGAGCCCGTGGTGGAAGCGCCTCCACCGCAAAAGGAGAAATCTAAAAAACACAAAGACAAGTCGTCGAAAAGGGAAGAAAAGAGGCGCAAACGGAAAGCGGCCGAGGAGGAGGAAGCGGAGAATAGAAAAATGGCCAAGACCTCGGACTCGGCGCCCGCCAACAACGAGCACGAGCGCGGCGAGAGCAGCGGCTCCGCGTCCGTCGAGACCAAGGTCCAGGACAACGGAGTGTCGAGCAGCCTCGGCGAGGACGCGGAGCCCGGCGACCTCTCCCCCGAGTACATGGGGCAGCTGCGGGACCTGCAGAAGCGCATTATGACCATCAACAATAACGAAGATCTGGAACGCGTTGTGAACCTCATAGCAGAGACCGGCAAATACGAAGTGACCACTCAGACTTTTGATTTCGATTTGTGTTTGCTGGATCGTTCGACCGTGCAACAGCTTATACAGCTGGTAGGTTGCTAG